Within Citrus sinensis cultivar Valencia sweet orange chromosome 1, DVS_A1.0, whole genome shotgun sequence, the genomic segment CTCCTTTTGAACATGTGGCGAGCCGTTATTAGTGACTTCCCTTCTCAGGTAGGGTTTTAAGGGTAATTTGGCACATCTTGTGGAGGTGTTTTAGCTTGTTTGGGTTGGATAGCTGTCCACTAGGGATAGTATGTACTTGGCAACATATCATCAACTCTGATTGGCCGATTTTAAATGAACCAATTGGGTTGAGAAGTACTTGATTTCACTAGAGATTGTGCAGGTGACTTTGTCTGTGATCCCCTTTCCTCAATTTTGACTTTGATAGCTTGTAAGGAGATATTTTAGAGACAATCGAGGTGAAGACTTTGTTGTGATGATGTGTCCTGTTACCGTTGGCAAGGCTATCATTGTTTTGTGGTCTCGTATTAACACGTGGCGGGTTACACTATAGGAGGCATTATTTGTTATCCTCGAATTATTTAGGTGGCTGATGCTAGTTCTTTGAGATCTTCTAATTTCATCCTCCCTTTTTAGCTTCCTATTTATCCTTTGTCACAATCCCGAGTCCTATTCAATACCTCTAGTCTACATTTTACCACcaataataaatgttttttagcttttaaagttgaaaaaacaaaccACTTAATACTTATGTTTAGAgattcataaaaatatatatattagaacgCTAAGATTATTATATATTCACTTGAACGTGGTTTTGCTTATATATGGTAAAATGTTATGATATTTATGTcctttgaaatatatatatatatatatatatataaaggattCAAAAGTAAAATACATGTGTTGGTCTGATTTTGGTTCAGCTCAAAGCACTATGAGAACTTCTCTGCAGAGGGTTGTTTTCTGGTAAAAATGCATATTGGGATATATAGAGACGGTTTTCTAGGGATGGTGATAGCTAAGACAAACATGAAATCACAAGAAACAGACGTTAGAGGCAGCGCGATGGCTAGAGACGGCATTCCAACCGTCAATATAGTATAAggttgaagaagatgatggaTTTTCCAAAAACCCTACGAGAAAATTAAGTGTTTTGTGAATTAGTGAACTTACTTCTTTTGTGATTAAcctgattttttaaaagtatattGCCCTTGAGGGCATCTTTATCTCCTTTTGAACATGTGGCGAGCCGTTATTAGTGACTTCCCTTCTCAGGTAGGGTTTTAAGGGTAATTTGGCACATCTTGTGGAGGTGTTTTAGCTTGTTTGGGTTGGATAGCTGTCCACTAGGGATAGTATGTACTTGGCAACATATCCTCAACTCTGATTGGCTGGTTTTAAATGAACCAATTGGGCTGAGAAGTACTTGATTTCACTAGAGATTGTGTAGGTGACTTTGTTTGTGGTCCCCTTTTCCTCAATTTTGACTTTGATAACTTGTAAGGAGATATTTTAGAGACAATCGAGGTGGAGACTTTGTTGTGATGATGTGTCCTGTTACCGTTGGCAAGGCTATCATTGTTTTGTGGTCTCGTATTAACACGTGGCGGGTTACACTATAGGAGGCATTGTTTGTTATCCTCGGATTATTTGGGTGGCTGATGCTAGTTCTTTGAGATCTTCCAATTTCATCCTCCCTTTTTAGCTTCCTATTTATCCTTTGTCACAATCCCGAGTCCTATTCAATACCTCTAGTCTACATTTTACCACcaataataaatgttttttagcttttaaagttgaaaaaacaaaccACTTAATACTTATGTTTAGAGAttcacaaaaatatatatattagaacgCTAAGATTATTATATATTCACTTGAATGTGGTTTTGGTTATATATGGTAAAATGTTATGATATTTATGTcctttgaaatatatatatatatatataaaggatGCAAAAGTAAAAGTACATGTGTTGGTCTGATTTTGGTTTAGCTCAAAGCACTATGAGAACTTCTCTGCAGAGGGTTGTTTTCTGGTAAAGATGCATATTGGGATATATAGAGACGGTTTTCTAGGGATAGTGATAGCTAAGACAAACATGAAATCACAAGAAACAGACGTTAGAGGCAGCGCGATGGCTAGAGACGGCATTCCAACGGTCAATATAGTATAAggttgaagatgatgatggaTTTTCCAAAAACCCTACGAGAAAATTAAGTGTTTTGTGAATTAGTGAACTTACTTCTTTTGTGATTAAcctgattttttaaaagtataatacccttgagggcatatttatctCCTTTTGAACATGTGGCGAGCCGTTATTAGTGACTTCCCTTCTCAGGTAGGGTTTTAAGGGTAATTTGGCACATCTTGTGGAGGTGTTTTAGCTTGTTTGGGTTGGATAGCTGTCCACTAGGGATAGTATGTACTTGGCAACATATCCTCAACTCTGATTGGCTGGTTTTAAATGAACCAATTGGGCTGAGAAGTACTTGATTTCACTAGAGATTGTGCAGGTGACTTTGTCTGTGATCCCCTTTCCTCAATTTTGACTTTGATAGCTTGTAAGGAGATATTTTAGAGACAATCGAGGTGAAGACTTTGTTGTGATGATGTGTCCTGTTACCGTTGGCAAGGCTATCATTGTTTTGTGGTCTCGTATTAACACGTGGCGGGTTACACTATAGGAGGCATTGTTTGTTATCTTCAGATTATTTAGGTGGTTGATGCTAGTTCTTTGAGATCTTCCAATTCCATCCTCCCTTTTTAGCTTCCTATTTATCCTTTGTCACAATCCCAAGTCCTATTCAATACCTCTAGTCTACATTTTACCACcaataataaatgttttttagcttttaaagttgaaaaaacaaatcacTTAATACTTATGTTTAGAGAttcacaaaatatatatatatatatattattcaaaatccaacattcaagttaattcaaatttcaaactaatttagatttattcagatttcatattaaaataaaaaaacaaacagcatCTAATTTGGATTTGttcagatttcagataaaaaaataaataccgcTTTAGAGTAATTTTGgcattaaattgaattagaaaatcatgtatattttatttattgtggcaaattatttttttttcatacactaatatatgtattaaaattaaaaatttattgaaattatctttgataagtctattttattataatttaaaaatctattcTTACATAATACCAAAAGAATATCTCCTCTAGTTACATTTAGTGGGATTTGAAACATATTCCTATCCAATTCAATTGAAGAAGGAAAATGAGAAGCTGAGACTCAACCCATGctctaaaattttctaaaatttgtgaGTGCATTAGCCCATTAGGAATTAATTCCTTTTGAAAGGAATTTGAATCTATGGCAAATAGATGTAGgcaattaaaaatctaaaattagcaacttaattaattctcaaaaatatTGTTCACTGATATTGTTCACGATTATCGTTCATGGTTACTATTTAcagttactgttcatccacatcaaaaatattaatttttcaagaaacaataaattgcagaaaataaagacacaatgatttttatataCCTCTCTTTATATAGACACTAAGGTTTCACAAAAATAGTAAGTCTTTAAAGACTTTGATTCTTTACAAATAAGagtttctttcctcttataattccTATGAATCTGAATaggaataaatatgatttcttGTCTTACTTGTCTCCCAAGAAATATCTGGAGCATTTAATGAACTTCCTGTTTGAACCAGTTTCTAGCTCTAAATAGATCTCACGCGTCAATTATAGAATCTCATCATTAATTGACTTACTAAATtagacatctaattaaattaggaaacaaatattcctaataaattggaatatcactaaattagggaattaataaattaatctctattacaagatatgcaataaataaaattctaatttaactAGACTTGTCATAAGAtacaaactctataaataatggacttaacaccttttattattaattcgcTCTCGAATTTTAGGACTTGAATCTTAAAGAAAAAACCATTCTTTACTACTGTATTTAGACGTTTACTTTGCTACGACAATTAACTTTTTTCTGTTACGATggattgtaaaattaattcctattacaagatatgtaatgaataaaatttcaatttaattagactTACCATAAACTAtcaactctataaataatggacttaacatcttttattattaattcgcTCTCGAATTTTAGGACTTTGAatcttaatgaaaaaattactcTTTACTACTGTATTTAGACGGTTACTTTACTACGACAATTAACTTTTTTCTGTTACAATGGATTGTAAAATGGAATCATAAGAATCCAAAAGAAAATCGAAGTAGAATTTGACATTTTCATATCCTGTCTTATTTTAGTGTTGATGATGCACAGATGCAGGCAAACGGCGTATTTGAAGAACGGCACTGTCCCGCCCAAACAAACAATTAACTATTGCGCGCTTCAAGACCGAAGAGAACGAATCACATGTTGCAGCCCATACTTCCTCTTCGATTTGTCATTATCATCAATTGATTGCagttttaactaaaaaaaattacaatttttataattacaattggTAAAAATGATTATCGGATTGTGTTCATGTCTTGTAATTTTGTGTCGGTAATAAATTTAAGCTGGcctaaatatgatttattagataattattttaaaatattgagattttaatccacacagaaaataaataaataccttaataatatgtttagtctttatatttaacaagatttacattaaatatttacattcATTTATATATGCACACGCATATTtgtcaatattttatatatttacactattaaagttttaaatttatataaaattttataaacgaAACACTACGtatattttcatcatttcaaaaaaaaaatagaaaaagaaaatcatgtCTAGTAGTTGAGTTTTGATGATGAGAGCATACAAATTggttttaaatagaaaatataattatgtacTTAATTAAGTAAATGGTTAAGAAATTTAACGTTAATCCGACACAGAAAAAACCGTGTCAATCCTATCCTaatctatttaataataatattaaatttaatgacccatattcatttatttgtatcGCATTCGTATTAGATAATTGaattatgtcaaattttatcagttgtatttaactatttataatataaaaaattataataattacagCTTTACTCACTACCGCttctaatataataatatccaCAAAAGGACAAATGCACTGTCGGTTAATGGGATTAAACAGCACAGCATAATCCAATTAAGTGGAACTGATGGGACAACAGCAGATCTAAATCTAATCCACGTGGAAAGATGTAAACGGGGTCACTTCGACATTTTCCACTCTGAATGCATAATTCAATTACTTTTTGATTAATCAGGGAATCGGCTACGTGTACAAATCAGCTTCCTAATCAAACAAACCCACATGAAGGGCCTCGCCAATGTCCTCATCAACCCACACTCGTGTTCATTAGTCCATGTGCTAATTGTTCTTTTGTAATCTGATTTCTGACAATTGTTCCCATGTTTTTAACCATCATTAACAATGTCattatttttagagtttttccattaattattaacttaatATTATGATGTCTAGTGGATCTCctatatgttaatttaatattgtaaatttttattttcttataatatacatatatcTCCTCAATAATACAGGCTAATTGAGATAGTCATTACAGGAATTAAAATTAGGTAGATAGATGGTACATCAAAAGTCATGATTTCTAAATTTCTAGATTTCTAGATTTCTAAATTTCTAGATTTCTAGATttctaaatttctaaatttctaGATTTCTAGATttctaaatttctaaatttctatATGCACCTAAAACATTGTACATTGGGAACTTAACGGACTTAGCCAGATAAGGAAGAGGGAGGTGGGATTATTATTTGGATAGCTTCAATATGGACAAACAAGGTGAAGTCATGGAGAGCCACCACTTTGATTGGATTAGTTCTAACCATGAATGACAAAATCTccatttcaatattttatcataaaacaaaattaaaataaaacaaaagtaaaaaagctGGTTGGCTCCTTTAGTATTCCTActgctttatatatatgtgtgtgtgtgtgtgtgtgtgtgtgtgtgtgtgtgtgtgtgtgtgtatagatATAGGTTGATACATAAGTTGCTTTTTCTTCGGACTCGGCTATGGCCTCTCATGGTAGCATCAAAGTTAGCACTACCACCTCCCCAAAAGGTGGCAAGAGTACTACTGATCCTCACGGCGGCGGTGCCGGTTCACCGAAAGGGCAGTGCCTGTGTTCGCCGACGACTCACCAAGGGTCGTTCCGGTGCAGATTTCATCGGACGGCTGCAGGAGGGTCATCGGCGGCTTGGATCATGAAGCGATCAAACTCCATGCCTGCCGATAAATCAGCAGCGGTGGCTTCTTTTTCTCCCAAGTCAGTTGAGACTTGACCGCGCCTATTCCATGTAAGctaaagattaattaatggCAGCTAGCTGCTTCTTCATATATATCTTTCAAAGCtctgtaaaaaaaaacaatatgtAATAGCTTTGATACTTGACTTTATATGTTTCTGCTTGGGATTTTCAATGCTTGAAACTGTTAAAACTCGTTCTTGATAATAGCCTATAGGCAGCCCGCGGCTGGtatgtaaaattaattccTCCCTCTGTTGTTCGTTTGGCTCCTGTATGTTAATAATTCTTGCTTTCATTATTAGTCTGTTCCCTTTTTTGTTCTCCGTTTAATTAAGCTTGTAGATTGATGAATCTGTTATATCAGTCTTTTTGACTCTGAAAAATTAATACCAAGAGACGAAtatagaattttgtttttatttttttttctccccacTCAAAACAAGTTAGGGCACTAATCTTTGACCTGATCAAATGGTAATTAAAAAACCGAACGTATATAGTTCATTCTTATCCACAAAAATTACACATATCGGTCGAGGACAAAAGCAATATTGAAGTTTGATTATAgtgtcttcatttttttttcattttttttttctggacGGTAATGGAATGGTTGGATGAGTTATGAATGGCTCTCTCTCATTTTAGGGTAAAGAACCCatcaaagattttttttatgttaaaataataaaatgagttGATCAAGATTGAAGAACGCTTGATTTTTTGTTCCAAAGCTATTCTGAGATGGTGATGGGCGCATGTACGTGACAATTCATGAGAGTGTTTCCATCCAGAATCCAGATAGCTACGCGCCTCTTAggaattaaaattcaataattgagAATATTAATTCATAAGTTGATCAtacaaatcaaaagaaaatgacatcAATGAAGTGTTTAAGCACCGTGGTGTGGAGTCGTAGTCCATACCTCGTCCACAAAAAAGATTTTGCTATAACATGACAGTACGCGTATTAATATTGCTAAGCAcgtgtaatttaattaacgtttgattttgtttttgccaATAATAGGAGTCTTTTAATCTTAGTTTATCTAAAAGTTGTATAAGGGTTACATTTATAAGCCCGTTTGACCATTTGAGGTTCCTTAGCAATAACAATTTCTTGAAGCAGCGTTGTGATGGGATTTGTCTAAAGCGCTGAAACTGATTTTGAGAGTTAATTAAGGGAGTGAGTTCAATTTTCTGCAATTTCAGAATTCGAGTTCTCCTTAAATTAATCTATCGAAAAAATCGTGAGTAAGTTCCTCATGAATTCTTTTATAGTTCGGgcactcttatttttttcacattattaaatcataaagTTTAAATAGAGTCGGTGCAGACATGTTATTAGactgtataattttataatatattgagaAATGATTCTCttaagagtgatgatacaaccATAATCTTTtgtacatatttattttatacaaactgatatgacattaattcattggttgaataaaattataaaataatataaataaatcatgtgggctaaaaaatatttaattcaatcaatgaattaacgtcatatcaatttgtacaaaataagtttgtacaagagtttgtaacTACATCATTACTCTTCTATTAAACCACACAATTTAATTTCGTGtccacattaaaaaaaaaaaatagtgccCGCACTTGAGAATAATTAGTGTCCTCCTATAAATGGATGCGGTGATTTAGGACGGccgtaataaaaattaataaatgaaatccattaattctaatatatttatgataattaaatattattagcaTTGTAACtctaactaaaaaaaattatttaaaaataagagattttaaaatgtatcaaagataatacaattaatgaGACACATATGATACAtgccattaaatttaatacaattacaattttcattataattttttagaataagtATACATAATagtattagttatattattatatgacTAATATAATgccaataaatatattttagaatttctccaATGTGAAAAATATAGTGAGCAACGGGTTATTTTGCAGTTGACTTCTAAAGCGTGTCGCCAGATAAGATCTTGTCGTAAGCCACTCTGATCATGCCACGTCGCACTACAACCCCGCAAGACATGCTTGCTAAActaaaatcacaaaattacATCACAAGAATTAAGGTGCCGTACGCATTAAAAAGATTAATGAGATAAATTACCTCCTTCGGCCACATCTAAATCATGCTACCACCAAGTCTCCTAACCCACCAAACAAAACAACGATGGGTTCAGGTTCAACTCACGACCACGTGGCGTACGCGCCCCTTCCCACGGAAAACGTCATCGTTCTACCCGTCTACTACCAACCCGATCTCCGCCGCTGGCGGCGCCGCCGAAATCTCAGCAGATGTCTATGCACAGCCGCCGCCATCGCGAGTCTCCTCGCTGTTCTGGTATTCATATTCTACCCCTCCGACCCGTACCTCCAACTCGCCCGTATCCACCTCAATCACATCCGAGTCAACTCGTCTCCTCAACCCACGCTGGACCTTTCCTTCTCTCTCGTCGTCAAGGTCCACAACAGAGACTTCTTCTCGTTGAACTACGATTCGCTCGATGTTTCGATCGGTTACAGAGGGAGAGAGCTAGGGTCGGTGAGGTCCCACGGAGGCCGAGTGAGAGCCAGAGGCAGCTCGTATGTTAATGCCTCGCTGAAACTCAATGGCCTTGAGGTTATTCATGACGTTATTTACTTGATTGAGGATTTGATCAAGGGGGTCATCCCCTTTGATACCGTTACTATGGTCAAAGGCGAGCTCGGAGTTTTGTTCTTTGAAATTCCTTTGaaggtattttcttttttataaacaTTCGTTCGCGGTGTTGAATTAATCGCTTGTATTTTGATTAgctgtatatatatttatatccAAGTTGCCTTGATTTCTTAATTGTGAATTGTGAgttcaattatttgattgatttagAAACAAACAATTCGGAGAATTACTACgcatatttatgatttttgaaCTGTTTCAGGCGAAAGTATCCTGTGAAGTGTATGTAAATACAAGCAACCAAACTATTGTCCGGCAAGATTGTTACCCTGAGGTGAGAAAAGTGCATTTCTCTTATGTAGCTGAACaggattttgatttaaatagaaatttgCTGTGCAACAAAATTCCATTTTAAGTGCCGTAGATAATGCTGTTCTTGATTATAATGTTGGGAGAATGTCTGGTTGTATACCTAGGAGTGTTACATGCTAATCATCCCCAAGTTACACATGTAACTATGAATGCTTTGCTTGTTTTAGTTTTATCTGGTGTGGATCAATCATTTGTTGTCTGGGCATCCACTATCTGTTAAACTGACTAACATAGTGATTTAGAACACATTGTCCAATGAATCAGATGAAGAAATGGGAGAAATCGAGGCATGAAAAAGGAGAGACAATTCAGAAGAACGTGGGAAGGAGTATAATAAACTACATTCCAATAATCATTGATAGCTTCAAGACTACtcaaaaatgagaaagaaatcTCTATTTATAGTGGCCAAACCCTAGATAGACTGGGAAATTGATCTGTgcttaagaaaagaaatatacTTGTAGAAAGTAATATAACACTCActcaaataagaaaattattataggtAGGCTAAATATTACCAAAACATTTAACTGATCTTGACTTAAATAAGCAAGAATCTATTAATCTTCCTAAGATCCTAAATAGAGATTTCTTGGTCTGTATCACTTGAACAGTTGACCTAAATTAATTTGTGCTGTGCTTTGGTTAAGTTAGTTCAATTTACATTGTTGTCTCTTGTTGATCTTGCCTGCATAACAAGTAACTGCCCCGAAGCATCAATTTTATAAAGCTGACTCATGAcctgaaatttgattttgcagtGATGTGTTGGATGCCACCAATTTACTATTATTGTTTAGTCGATGAATTGGCAAGAAATCCTGTTTGATGCGAGACATACACCATTGTTTCCTTGTGGTCCCATGGGTATGTTTCACTTGTGCAGGAATAGGAGTTACATGGAGAGGTTGGCGTGTGTTAATTACATGGTTTAAActtgtatttttgaaaaggaTTTATCAGTTTCAGTAACCACACCAGTGCATTTGTATCATGCccttaatatataagaaatattaaatttaaatttagttggAACTTTCTTGTGTATATTTTATCTGAGACAGAATGATGGAAACTGTGCACTGAATATGCTATTTTAAACTAGCTCTTTTCACCTTGTaacttaataatattttgaggGTTCAAGTCACATATCGAGTTGCCTTTTATTGCATGAGTAGGGATAGCAATTTGACATAGGTTTGTGTGGAGTTTGGGTAGCCACTTTGAGGTGAAAAGTCTTGGCTGCTTTTGGTGTACtgcttttttttcattcattctTTGCCACATGTGTGTTTCAATCAATCATAATAATATGTAAACACACGAAGCAAGCAATGGATAAATGAAGTGCAATGCTCCAGGTGCACTAAATGCCTTCTCACTTCGAGGACATGGCCTGCCTTTCTAAATAATCTCACAGTAGGTTCTTTTCTTGTTGACTTGTAAAAACTTGACACATCTCCGATGTAAGCCACTCTGATCTTGCCATGTCATGAAATAAACCCACAACAAAACATGTTTACTAACCTCAAATCACAAAATTACATGACAAATTAGGGTGTCGTGCACAGATGAAgataataagataataaagtgcgtttagtattatttttcaaaggtAGCGCTATTTGCACTTAAAAAATTGTATCGAACACCTATTTTTTaactctaaaaattatattgagcatttttttaattaatatttttaagattaaaaaaataatagagtaatttattattaactacgatctaataataacattaaatcaaacatcattcctctttcatttcttcatgtCTATTCTCCCTCTTAA encodes:
- the LOC102611769 gene encoding uncharacterized protein LOC102611769, which produces MGSGSTHDHVAYAPLPTENVIVLPVYYQPDLRRWRRRRNLSRCLCTAAAIASLLAVLVFIFYPSDPYLQLARIHLNHIRVNSSPQPTLDLSFSLVVKVHNRDFFSLNYDSLDVSIGYRGRELGSVRSHGGRVRARGSSYVNASLKLNGLEVIHDVIYLIEDLIKGVIPFDTVTMVKGELGVLFFEIPLKAKVSCEVYVNTSNQTIVRQDCYPE